Proteins from a single region of Deltaproteobacteria bacterium:
- a CDS encoding sigma-54-dependent Fis family transcriptional regulator, whose product MTHRILIIDDERNIHTTLGRGLELEGLQVESAFDGQGGLDKAAAFCPDLILLDLKLPDQNGLEVLDQLMAFEKPPAVVMMSGHGTLESAVQATRRGALDFLEKPVDIDRLTLTVANTLKLDELGKAYTGMQKVIERRHGMVGRSSAMQGLLAQIHRAAPTKASVLVTGQSGVGKELVAKAIHDLSRRNQGAFVKMNCAAIAENLVESELFGHEKGAFTGAERRHQGRFERAHEGTLFLDEVGEMPLATQARLLRVLQEGELERVGGSGLIEVNVRIIAATNRNLPEEVAAGRFREDLYYRLNVVPIEVPALKDRLDDVPALASYLLSLALAEHELEHREFSEDAMAVLEKYHWPGNVRELAHTVARLAIMSMGPVIEAAEVHGALPGGFRPLQLPGIPEEGLLYPLLESFERQVIENRLTRFDGKVSKAAEDLGLERSHLYKKMQKLGLKR is encoded by the coding sequence ATGACTCACCGAATCTTAATCATTGATGACGAGCGAAATATCCATACGACCCTTGGCCGTGGGCTAGAGCTTGAAGGCCTTCAGGTCGAGTCTGCTTTTGATGGGCAAGGTGGCCTCGATAAAGCCGCGGCATTCTGTCCAGACTTAATCCTTTTAGACCTGAAGCTCCCTGACCAAAATGGCCTCGAAGTTCTTGACCAGTTGATGGCGTTTGAGAAGCCTCCGGCGGTTGTCATGATGAGCGGCCACGGTACTTTGGAGTCCGCGGTTCAGGCTACTCGAAGAGGGGCATTGGATTTTCTAGAGAAGCCTGTTGATATTGACCGCTTAACTTTGACCGTAGCCAATACCTTGAAGCTCGACGAGCTGGGTAAAGCCTACACTGGGATGCAGAAGGTCATTGAGCGCCGTCACGGGATGGTGGGTCGCTCAAGTGCAATGCAAGGCTTGTTGGCGCAGATACACCGAGCAGCGCCTACCAAAGCTTCGGTTCTAGTCACCGGGCAAAGTGGCGTGGGTAAAGAGCTTGTTGCGAAGGCTATTCACGACTTATCACGGCGTAATCAAGGAGCATTCGTGAAAATGAATTGCGCCGCCATCGCCGAGAATCTCGTTGAGTCTGAACTCTTTGGTCATGAGAAGGGTGCTTTTACTGGGGCGGAACGTCGCCATCAGGGAAGGTTTGAGCGCGCTCATGAGGGGACTTTGTTTTTAGATGAAGTAGGTGAAATGCCTTTGGCCACTCAAGCTAGATTGCTTCGCGTTTTGCAAGAAGGCGAGCTTGAGCGGGTAGGTGGCAGCGGGTTGATTGAGGTGAATGTACGTATCATCGCCGCGACGAACCGTAACCTACCAGAAGAGGTTGCGGCCGGCCGTTTTCGCGAGGATTTATATTATCGACTGAATGTCGTTCCCATTGAGGTACCCGCGCTCAAGGACCGGTTGGATGATGTTCCAGCGCTGGCTTCTTATTTACTTTCTTTGGCGTTGGCTGAGCATGAGCTTGAGCACCGTGAGTTTTCAGAAGATGCGATGGCTGTTTTAGAAAAATACCACTGGCCTGGTAATGTGCGAGAGTTAGCACATACAGTTGCGCGTTTAGCCATCATGTCTATGGGGCCTGTGATTGAGGCGGCTGAGGTTCATGGCGCATTGCCTGGAGGCTTTCGCCCATTGCAGCTTCCCGGGATTCCAGAAGAGGGCCTTCTGTACCCGTTACTTGAGAGCTTTGAGCGTCAAGTCATTGAGAATCGTCTAACCCGCTTTGATGGTAAGGTTTCGAAGGCTGCAGAAGATCTCGGCCTTGAGCGCAGTCACCTCTATAAAAAAATGCAAAAGCTTGGTCTCAAGCGTTAA